A section of the Girardinichthys multiradiatus isolate DD_20200921_A chromosome 5, DD_fGirMul_XY1, whole genome shotgun sequence genome encodes:
- the scpp9 gene encoding secretory calcium-binding phosphoprotein 9 isoform X2, protein MKLLLLTVFVAVFSSVNGGKTARLLAAMNAGMLNGMMAGGLNPPLVAGGGVGLIGQSPFAQFVPGLPAFAVRAPMPNMFPAAVNPYQFPMMGAPQMPQINPPQQLQMGMAGGAMQQQPFFQPPIQAQPPAQPPFQPLVQPNPAQRFRRQTLKSENVGNSIVDTQIPGPTESTTAPPCDSKSAD, encoded by the exons ATGAAGCTTCTTCTCCTCACTGTGTTTGTGGCAGTCTTTTCCAGT GTCAATGGGGGCAAG ACGGCAAGACTGTTGGCAGCCATGAATGCTGGGATGCTTAATGGGATGATGGCTGGAGGCTTGAACCCACCTCTGGTAGCTGGTGGTGGAGTGGGTTTAATTGGCCAGTCCCCGTTTGCTCAG TTTGTTCCTGGACTTCCTGCCTTTGCTGTTCGAGCTCCAATGCCTAACATGTTCCCTGCAGCAGTCAATCCG TACCAGTTCCCTATGATGGGCGCTCCCCAAATGCCCCAAATTAATCCTCCTCAGCAACTTCAGATG GGAATGGCAGGTGGTGCCATGCAGCAGCAGCCTTTCTTTCAGCCTCCTATTCAGGCTCAGCCTCCAGCTCAGCCTCCTTTTCAGCCTCTGGTTCAGCCTAATCCAGCCCAAAGATTCAGG CGTCAGACATTGAAATCTGAAAATGTCGGGAACTCTATTGTGGACACACAG ATTCCAGGTCCCACTGAGTCCACAACAGCTCCTCCTTGTGACAGCAAGTCAGCTGATTAA
- the scpp9 gene encoding secretory calcium-binding phosphoprotein 9 isoform X1 yields the protein MKLLLLTVFVAVFSSVNGGKQTARLLAAMNAGMLNGMMAGGLNPPLVAGGGVGLIGQSPFAQFVPGLPAFAVRAPMPNMFPAAVNPYQFPMMGAPQMPQINPPQQLQMGMAGGAMQQQPFFQPPIQAQPPAQPPFQPLVQPNPAQRFRRQTLKSENVGNSIVDTQIPGPTESTTAPPCDSKSAD from the exons ATGAAGCTTCTTCTCCTCACTGTGTTTGTGGCAGTCTTTTCCAGT GTCAATGGGGGCAAG CAGACGGCAAGACTGTTGGCAGCCATGAATGCTGGGATGCTTAATGGGATGATGGCTGGAGGCTTGAACCCACCTCTGGTAGCTGGTGGTGGAGTGGGTTTAATTGGCCAGTCCCCGTTTGCTCAG TTTGTTCCTGGACTTCCTGCCTTTGCTGTTCGAGCTCCAATGCCTAACATGTTCCCTGCAGCAGTCAATCCG TACCAGTTCCCTATGATGGGCGCTCCCCAAATGCCCCAAATTAATCCTCCTCAGCAACTTCAGATG GGAATGGCAGGTGGTGCCATGCAGCAGCAGCCTTTCTTTCAGCCTCCTATTCAGGCTCAGCCTCCAGCTCAGCCTCCTTTTCAGCCTCTGGTTCAGCCTAATCCAGCCCAAAGATTCAGG CGTCAGACATTGAAATCTGAAAATGTCGGGAACTCTATTGTGGACACACAG ATTCCAGGTCCCACTGAGTCCACAACAGCTCCTCCTTGTGACAGCAAGTCAGCTGATTAA